The sequence CAACCCGTGCACAACACCTCATCTATAACGGCCTTATTGTCTTTAAAGTCTATAGCCGGGCAAGCTATGCGCAGACACCTCTTGCAGCCGATACATTTATCAGCCACAACCACAAGGGGCGTATCCTTAATCTTCTTGGGAGCAAGAACACACGGCCTCTTTGCCACAATTACGCTTAAGCCCTCTGTGTCTATCTGTTGATTTATAATCTCCTTTGTTGCGTTGTAATCGTATTGGTCAACCTCAAAAACACGCTCTATACCCAATGCCTTTGCAAATCTTACAATATCCACAGGCTCAAACTCATCTCCAGATAAAGAAAATCCGCTGGATGGGTCTGGTTGACCTCCAGTCATAGCTGTAATTCTATTATCCAATATAATTACAGTCATATTTGCCTTGTTTACATAGGCATCGATCAACGGTTGAATGCCCGTATGAAAGAAGGTTGAATCACCAATAACAGCTACAACCTTTTCCTTATCCTGAGTCTTTGCCATACCCACAGCAACGGAAATACTTGCACCCATGCAAATAGTGGTGTGCATAGCAGAAAGTGGAGGCAAAGCACCCAATGTATAACAACCTATATCCCCTGTTATAAAGATATCCTTCCTTGAATGCAGTATATCAAAAATCGGCCTGTGCGGACAGCCAGGACACAAAGCAGGCGGCCTTTTTGGCAATTCAAACTCCTCTGTAAACACCGCCGTGGTCTTCTCCTTCAACACACCTGCCTTATAAAGACCCTCTTCAACCACATCCAGGTTAAATTCGCCGTTATATGGAAAGTACTTCTTACCTTCAACATCAACACCTGCTATCTTTAGCTCCTCTTCCATAAACGGCTCAAGTTCCTCAACCACCAAAACCCTATCAAAATCCTTCACAAACTTACTTAACTTGTTTGTAGGTAGAGGATAGCTAAAGCCTATTTTAAAGAAGTGAGCCTCAGGCAAAAGCTCCTTAACATAGTTGTATGCCATGCCGGCTGTAATTATACCGACATTTATAGAACCCTTCTCTATCCTGTTTATCGGTGTCTCCTCGCTAAATGCCTTTAGGCTTTCAAGCCTCTCTAAAACGGTTTTATGTCTTTCTATGGCGTTTGCAGGCAACATTACATACTTTCTAAAATTTTTATCCAAAGAGAGCTCCTTTTCGTTATCCAATGTCCTCGGATCAAACTGAACAACGCCCAAGGAGTGTGAAATCCTTGTGGTGGTTCTAAACAAAACCGGTGTATCAAACCTCTCGCTAACCACAAAGGCATACTGCATATAGCCCATAGCCTCAAACGGGTCTGTAGGCTCTATCAATGGTATCTTTGCAAACTTAGCATACCTTCTATTATCCTGCTCATTTTGAGAGGAGTGCATACCTGGGTCATCTGCACTGACTACAACAAAACCGGCATTAACACCTGTATATGATGCGGTCATCAGAGGATCTGCCGCCACATTCAAACCTACATGCTTCATAGTGGCAAAGCTTCTAACACCTGCAATGGATGCGCCAAGGGCTGCCTCAAAACCCGCCTTTTCATTCGGTGCCCATTGGGCTATAACATCGGGATAGCTTTTAAAATGTTCAAGTATCTCGCTGGATGGCGTTCCAGGATAACCGCTCGCAAAACGGGCATTACCTTTATAAGCTCCTATTGAAATGGCTTCATTACCGCTCACTATCTTCTTTACAAGCTTTAAATCCATAGTTAAACTCCTAAAATGCTATTCTTATTACCGTCTTTACATTACCACGAGGCGTAAAATCGCCTATAAC comes from Hippea maritima DSM 10411 and encodes:
- the iorA gene encoding indolepyruvate ferredoxin oxidoreductase subunit alpha, whose protein sequence is MDLKLVKKIVSGNEAISIGAYKGNARFASGYPGTPSSEILEHFKSYPDVIAQWAPNEKAGFEAALGASIAGVRSFATMKHVGLNVAADPLMTASYTGVNAGFVVVSADDPGMHSSQNEQDNRRYAKFAKIPLIEPTDPFEAMGYMQYAFVVSERFDTPVLFRTTTRISHSLGVVQFDPRTLDNEKELSLDKNFRKYVMLPANAIERHKTVLERLESLKAFSEETPINRIEKGSINVGIITAGMAYNYVKELLPEAHFFKIGFSYPLPTNKLSKFVKDFDRVLVVEELEPFMEEELKIAGVDVEGKKYFPYNGEFNLDVVEEGLYKAGVLKEKTTAVFTEEFELPKRPPALCPGCPHRPIFDILHSRKDIFITGDIGCYTLGALPPLSAMHTTICMGASISVAVGMAKTQDKEKVVAVIGDSTFFHTGIQPLIDAYVNKANMTVIILDNRITAMTGGQPDPSSGFSLSGDEFEPVDIVRFAKALGIERVFEVDQYDYNATKEIINQQIDTEGLSVIVAKRPCVLAPKKIKDTPLVVVADKCIGCKRCLRIACPAIDFKDNKAVIDEVLCTGCEVCKNVCPVEGAIVVKEGK